One Oncorhynchus nerka isolate Pitt River linkage group LG5, Oner_Uvic_2.0, whole genome shotgun sequence genomic window carries:
- the LOC115129735 gene encoding NEDD4 family-interacting protein 2-like, producing MDQAASRYQVFENDEDDSCEPSTSAQQPCTSAQASSSSQACPVPVALEGDAEAPPPPYASIALGDTSSMPVGSSCYPSDFPVPPPYSVATSLPTYDEAEKAKAAAMVLSAVEVIPGEDDFPPRDDFSDVDQLRVGNDGIFMLAFFMAFLFNWIGFCLSFCLTNTIAGRYGAICGFGLSLIKWILIVRFSDYFTGYFNGQYWLWWIFLVLGLLLFFRGFVNYLKVRNMSESMAASHRTRFFFLY from the exons ATGGACCAGGCAGCGAGCCGATACCAAGTG ttTGAGAATGATGAAGACGACTCCTGTGAGCCCTCCACCAGCGCCCAGCAGCCGTGCACCTCGGCCCAGGCCAGCTCGTCCTCCCAGGCCTGCCCAGTCCCAGTAGCCCTGGAGGGGGATGCAGAGGCCCCACCTCCCCCGTATGCCAGCATCGCCCTGGGAGACACCTCTTCCATGCCTG TAGGGAGCAGTTGTTACCCAAGTGATTTCCCCGTGCCGCCCCCATACAGCGTGGCCACCTCTCTTCCCACCTACGATGAGGCAGAGAAAGCCAAAGCGGCAGCAATGGTGCTCTCTGCTGTGGAGGTGATACCAggg GAGGATGACTTCCCTCCAAGGGATGACTTCAGCGACGTCGACCAGCTGAGGGTGGGGAACGACGGCATTTTCATGCTGGCCTTTTTCA TGGCCTTCCTGTTCAATTGGATTGGGTTCTGCCTGTCATTCTGCCTGACCAACACCATCGCTGGCCGATACGGGGCCATCTGCGGCTTTGGCCTCTCTCTCATCAAGTGGATTCTCATCGTCAGG TTCTCAGACTACTTTACTGGATACTTCAATGGGCAGTACTGGCTCTGGTGGATTTTCCTGGTCCTCG GTCTCCTGCTTTTCTTCAGAGGGTTCGTGAACTACCTGAAAGTGCGCAACATGTCTGAAAGCATGGCTGCCTCGCACAGAACACGCTTCTTCTTCCTGTACTGA